The following are encoded together in the Humulus lupulus chromosome 5, drHumLupu1.1, whole genome shotgun sequence genome:
- the LOC133834510 gene encoding rust resistance kinase Lr10-like codes for MGNLLYLMIISFLLFLTTTHAKSNHRCPPSSCDNIINITTPFRLNTDPKHCGNSRYKLYCENNLTVLHINHVKYFVRSINYANYTIRVVDSNVDRNNCSTFPSPTYSRRYKYFTKIIAILKCENPIVNSSDYIDTAPCNIGEYSETKTTTAADLYYYYVVDGGFKVSDLAIGCRTELRTFVSNQTVVNGRTTSYVDFHNHLAYGFELSWLNSLLAHDKDRCIIEDSNDLRCASWAPSLMIFLGIIGSSIYVLAAHAGLKFILGTPFVVAFLIYEWRRRHLSMYNSIEEFLRTQNNLIPIRYSFREIKKMTQNFKNKLGEGGYGSVFKGKLRSGRIVAVKILSKSKGNGQDFINEIATIGRIHHVNVVHLIGFCVHSSKHALVYDFMANGSLEKYIFSQEGGVISLSCKQIFEISLGVAHGIDYIHQGCYMQILHFDIKPHNILLDENFIPKVSDFGLARLCPLEKNNMSLTAARGTLGYIAPELFYKNIGGVSNKADVYSFGMLLMEMAGKRKNIDAVAENTSQIYFPSWAYDQLSQGKNVDVATTDTDGENSKIIKKMVIVALWCIQPKPSDRPPMNKVIELLEGEVECLQMPPKPSLCELEKSIEHVQESLYSVQSTIPSLTLPR; via the exons ATGGGTAACCTTCTTTATCTTATGATCATCTCCTTCTTATTGTTCCTTACAACTACCCATGCAAAATCAAATCATCGTTGTCCACCTTCTTCTTGtgataatatcatcaacataactACTCCTTTCCGACTTAACACCGATCCAAAACACTGTGGCAACTCTCGTTATAAGCTTTACTGCGAGAACAATCTTACTGTGTTACACATAAATCATGTCAAATACTTTGTGCGGTCAATCAATTATGCCAACTACACAATTCGAGTTGTGGACTCCAATGTTGACAGGAACAATTGCTCCACCTTTCCATCTCCAACATATTCCCGTCGCTACAAGTACTTTACAAAGATTATAGCAATCTTGAAATGTGAGAATCCAATAGTGAATTCCTCTGATTATATAGACACCGCTCCTTGCAACATTGGTGAATATTCAGAAACCaaaactactactgctgctgatctttattattattatgtggtCGATGGTGGCTTTAAGGTTTCTGATTTGGCGATTGGGTGCCGCACGGAGCTAAGGACCTTCGTATCGAATCAGACAGTGGTGAATGGGAGGACTACTTCTTATGTGGACTTTCACAACCACCTTGCTTATGGTTTTGAGCTTTCATGGTTGAACTCACTTCTCGCACACGATAAGGATCGCTGCATCATCGAGGATTCGAACGATTTGCGATGTG CTTCGTGGGCTCCATCATTAA TGATTTTCTTGGGCATTATAGGCTCTTCAATATATGTGCTTG CAGCACATGCAGGACTAAAATTTATATTGGGGACTCCATTTGTAGTTGCATTTTTAATCTATGAATGGCGAAGGCGTCATTTATCAATGTATAATTCTATTGAGGAGTTTCTTCGTACACAAAATAACCTCATTCCTATAAGATACTCATTCAGAGAGATAAAAAAGATGACCCAAAATTTCAAGAACAAATTAGGTGAAGGAGGTTATGGTTCTGTATTCAAAGGAAAGCTTCGTAGTGGTCGTATTGTTGCAGTTAAGATATTGAGTAAATCCAAAGGAAATGGGCAAGACTTCATCAATGAAATTGCTACAATTGGAAGAATTCATCATGTTAATGTCGTTCATTTGATAGGCTTTTGTGTCCACTCCTCAAAGCATGCTCTTGTGTATGATTTCATGGCTAATGGATCTttggaaaaatatatattttctcaagAAGGAGGAGTTATCTCCTTAAGTTGCAAGCAAATTTTTGAAATTTCACTTGGTGTGGCACATGGAATTGATTACATACACCAAGGATGTTACATGCAAATTTTACACTTTGATATTAAACCCCACAACATTCTGTTGGATGAAAATTTTATTCCAAAAGTTTCTGATTTTGGGTTAGCAAGATTGTGCCcattagaaaaaaataatatgtcTTTAACTGCAGCAAGAGGAACCTTAGGATACATAGCACCAGAgctattttacaaaaatattggAGGAGTTTCTAATAAAGCTGATGTGTATAGTTTTGGAATGTTACTGATGGAAATGGCaggtaaaagaaaaaatatagacGCAGTTGCAGAAAATACGAGCCAGATTTACTTTCCTTCATGGGCATATGATCAATTAAGTCAAGGAAAAAATGTAGACGTAGCAACAACAGATACAGATGgggaaaattcaaaaattataaagaaGATGGTTATAGTAGCATTATGGTGTATACAACCAAAGCCAAGTGATCGCCCTCCAATGAACAAAGTCATAGAATTGCTTGAAGGAGAAGTTGAATGTCTACAAATGCCTCCTAAACCTTCCCTATGTGAACTAGAGAAGTCGATTGAGCATGTTCAAGAATCATTGTATTCAGTTCAGTCAACAATACCATCATTAACACTCCCAAGATAA